The Muribaculum intestinale genome includes the window ATTCAAAGTGATAATCGACTGGGTGCCCAACCATACCGGATGCGACAACAGATGGGTTGCGGAACATCCCGACTGGTATGTGCACGATGAAGACGGAGAATTAGTATCGCCTTACGACTGGACCGACGTATACAAGCTCGACTACACTAACAGTGAGATGCGCAAGGCTATGTCCGATGCGATGGCATTCTGGCTGCGCGAGGCCGATATCGACGGATTCAGATGTGACGTAGCCGGAGAGGTTCCGACCGACTTTTGGGACGATACCCGCAAGCAACTCGAGACCGTGAAGCCCGATATATTCATGCTCGCAGAGGCAAGCAAACCCGAACTGCAAAAGAATGCCTTCGACATGGGCTACAACTGGCCGATGAAAGATCTTTTCAACGCCATAGCGGCAACCTCAGGACAGAACACCTACAGGCGTCCCGACAGCAGCTCGGTAATCTACCCGGAGAAACACGCCATCGATATCGACACACTGCTGGCAAAGCAGTCGATAGAGTACCCGGCAGGCACATACATGATGAATATGATTACCAACCACGACCTCAACTCGTGGGAAGGCACAGAATTCGAGCGCCTCGGCAATCTCACACGTGCGATGGCCGTGCTTACTTATACACTCCCGGGGATGCCGCTAATATACACCGGACAGGAAACCGGACTCAACCGCGCGCTGGAGTTCTTCGAAAAGGATATGCCGCCGACATGGACGCCTCGCAACGACTACTTCGAATTCTACCAGAAACTCAATCATCTGAAACATACACATCCCGCCCTCAGAGCCGGGTCATCCGGAGCCGATATGAAGCGCTATCCTACCGCGAGCGACGACATATATGTTTTCAGCCGCAAGGATGACGGAGGAGCCACAATATACGTATTCGCCAACCTCGGGAAGTCAGATGCCGAAGTGAAGTATACCGGCGAGGCGCCGGCTAAAGACATCACTGCGGTCAACTTCTTCACAGGCAGAACAGATGAATTCCCGACAACACTCAGTCCCGGGGAATATCACATATATGTATCGCGATAATATTGCGGAAAAATCATAACGCGGATACCCACTCTTTGCTGCGGATTCACTATCTTTGAGGGCACAATCCTAACCCTGAAACGCATGTATGGCGGCGCTCTGTGCTGAAACACACATGCATCAAAGATAACCATGGACCGCAAAGGCAAACTATATTTCCGATACGGCACGATGGGCTCGGCCAAAACAGCCCTGCTCCTTACTCAGGCATACAACTTCGAAGAGCGAAAGATGACCTACGTATGCATGAAGCCCGTAGTCGACACCCGCGAGAAAGACAATGTGATACGATCACGTATCGGCATAGAGCGTAAATGCAGCTGGATATATGCCGATACCGACTTGTATGTGATGATTCGCGACCTGTTCGGACAGGCCGGAGCTGTAATCGACTGGATACTTATCGATGAAGCACAGTTCCTGTCGGCCGATCAGGTCGACCAGCTCGCGCGCGTAGTCGACGATTATGGAAGCAACGTGATATGCTACGGACTCCGCACGGACTTCCGCACCCACCTATTCGAAGGCTCGCGACGCCTGTTTGAAATCGCCGACTCTATCGACGAGATAAAGAGCACATGCTCCTGCGGACGCAAGACAATAGTAAACGCGCGCATAGACTCCAACGGCGACTTCGTGACAGAAGGCCAACAACTCGAAATCGGAGGTGACGACCGATACATAGCGGTATGCCGCAAGTGCTGGCGCAACAACCGTATCGAACAGGCCGCACGCCATGCGTTGCCTCTTCTATGAAACGACATCGGCAACATATCAACACACCGATTTTAAACCATAGCACTATCCTCGAGTCAACCCTATATATGACTGAATTGTTTTAATCAAATAATACCCTCTGACAATGGTAATAGGAAATCTTACCGATACATTCCGCTACGACACCCTGTCGCCGGCTATCGCCGACGCTCTTGCATGGGTAAAGGCCAATATCGGAATGCCCGGCTTTGAAGCCGGAAAGAAAACAGTTCTTGCCGACGGCGACATTGTGGTCAACTGCCAGGAAGTAGACCTGAAACCGGCCGAAAAGGCCCTGATGGAAGCCCATCGCGACTGGATTGATATCCAGGTATCAATCGACACACCCGAACTTATGGGTTGGTCGCCACTGTCGGCCTGTCATGACACCGTACAAGAATATGACAGCGAAAATGACTGCCTCCTTGTCGCCGACAAACCGCAATGTCTTGTGCCGATGCTACCGGGACAGTTCATGATATTATATCCCGAGGATGCCCACGCCCCGAATATCGGCGAGGGACGCCACCGCAAGTATGTAGTGAAAGTGCGGGTAGGCAAATAACTCGATTCTTACTCATCAATGTATGCGCCGGCTTCTGCCGGTGCATACAAAACACATTCAGACCTCATGACACGCATTAAACACTTGTTGTTCGCTCTATTACTGGCTGTTGCTGTCACATCGCCGGCAAACGCTTTCGACCTTCCCGACGAAGACCTCAACTACATCGTGCTGTACAAATGGGGACTGATCAACAAAGATGCCGCCTCGGCCACCCTGTCACTGCGCAGCGACGGCTCCGACTATCGCGCGCAGCTCGCAGCTTCGACACTTCCGTGGGCCGACAAGGTGTTTCGTGTGCGCGATACCCTTCAGGTGAGGATTCAGAAATCAGGATGCCTCCCTCAGGTATACCGTAAGATAACACACGAAGGGGGCACATACAATCGCGATGTAGTCAGATATTCCCGCGTAGGCAACGAGGTGACAGGACATGCGACACGCGTGCGACAGAAAAACGATGGCCCGGTGATGCGTTTTGATACTACACTGTACGCTACGGGCCCGACATTCGACATGCTGTCAATATTCTATTACCTGCGACAGTTCGACTATCCCGCGATGAGCGTAGGCTCTCAGATTCATGCCAGCCTTTTCTCCGGAAAGAATGTGGAACAGATAACAGTGACCTACCGAGGCACACAGAGGGTGAAAATCAAGGGACGCCAATGGGACGCATATTACCTTACATTCTCTTTCACCCACAAAGGGAAGCCCACCGGAGAGACCATGTACACCTGGATATCTACCGATGCCCAGCGCATACCTCTGAAAGTCGAGGGCAAACTGCCACTCGGCAAAGTCCAGGCCCTGTACACCGGAGGGCCGGAATAAGAGCATTTATTATTAAACAAGCTCTTAAACATGCTCTAATTCCTTGCGGGTAGAGCGCAGGAAGAAATAAAGAAACAGCGCCGCCGCAAGAAACAGGCTTACAGAGAAACTCATGATAATGCCATAAGTGCCGAGTCCAAGCGGAAATCCCATAAGATAGGTTACAGGAACGCCTACGACAACATAGCTTACGAAAGCAATCCATATCATGGGCATCACATGAGATGTGCCGCGCAGAGCGTTGGCGAAATTAATCTGAGTGGCGTCGCCCAGCTGATACATGACCAAAGGCACTATCAAGGCCACCGTAGCCTCTATCACCCTTATATCCTCGGTAAAGGCATGTATCATATCGCGCTCGAAAAATATGAATATAAGCGAGGATATGGTGGCAAGCGTAAGTATTATATGGTAGCCGGCAAACGCAACCCTGCGCATCTCGCGCCTGTCGCTCAGTCCGGAGGCATTGGCCACCAGCACCGAAACGGCGTTACCCATGCTATAGTAGATGCAGAAACCGAGAGTACCGGTTATGACAATAATCTGAAATGCCGCAAGCGATATCGCACCCAGCCATCCGGCCATCACCGCTGCAAATGTAAATGAGCCCGATTCGAATGTCATCTGCATGGATACCGGCCACGACGTACGGTTGACCTGAAGAGCCATGCGGCGTGTCATTCTCCCATGGCGGAATCCTCGGAAATATTCGCTGAACTCTTTTCTGAAACAGAATATGGCGATTACGGTAAGCGGACATATTATGCGCGCCGTAAGGGTGCTTACTCCCGCTCCCATAAGTCCGAGTTCGGGCATACCCCAGTTGCCGTAGATAAACACATAGTTGCCAAGGATATTCACAGCATTTGCGCCCAAGACAATCCACATCGGCAGACGCGTACGGTTGATGGCGAAGAGCCATTGGGCGAACACATTGAATAACGATATAGGGAGCAGACCGGCCAGTACTATCAGATAGTACGGACGTATCAGCGGCAGAAGTTCCTCGGGCTGGCCCATGCGGTCGAGGTTAAGCCATACAAGAGTCATCACGGCCGTCACAAGCAGAGTGAACGCGATATTGAGCCATACACCGGTGCGTATCATCGCACCGATAGTGTCGAAACGTTTCTGGGTGAACAGTGCGCCGATAAGCGGAGTAAGGCCATATGTGAACCCCATGCAGGCAAAGTTAGCCACATTAAATACATTGTTGACAAACGATGCCGATGCAAGGGCCTCGGTCGAATAGCGTCCTACCATTATATTGTCGGCAAACGCCACGACAATCATGCCAAGCTGCCCTATCAGTATCGGTATACCCAGGCGTATTATCGAGCCGTAATAATCTTTATAGTTTTTCCAAAAATTCTTAACCTGATTCATTTGAGCCTCTTTATCTTATGCTATAAAACTTTGCAAAGTTACAGAAAATGTTGGAATGACAGGCTGTATCTGTCGGTTTAAGGGCCGTTCGGTCATCCCGTCAGACATAATCCTAAAACAACTGTTTTCATAGTGCAAAGTTACGCTTTTTCCACGAGCATGCTCATGCCGCACCGCAATCGGCTATCTCCGACATGGATACACCTCCTGACATACCGCCATGATTTGGTTGTGATATGAAAAAGTGATAACTTTGAGGTCATGGAAATCAATACCGTAAACACAACCGTAACAAAACGTCACGCACGAGTCGACGTAGCCGATGTGCTCCGAGGATTCGCAGTGCTTGCAATCATCCTGCTACACTCTATCGAGCATTTCAATTTCTACTCGTTTCCAGACACCGAGGGCCAGAGCGCATGGCTCACATTCGCCGACCGCTCAATATGGGACGGCCTGTTTTTTACTTTCGGAGGAAAAGCATATGCCATATTCGCCCTGCTGTTCGGATTCAGCTTTTTTATCCAGCACGACAACCAGCGTATGCGAGGCTCCGACTTCCGGCTGAGATTCTGCTGGCGACTGGTTCTTCTGCTGCTGATTGGTCAGCTCAATGCCGCATTCTTTACCGCCGAAGTGCTGGTGATGTATGCACTTGTAGGCTTCGTGCTCGTAGCCACCTGTCGTCTGTCCGACCGATGGATTATTACCCTGTCGGCCATATGCATGCTGCAGCCGGTGTGCCTGTGGCAGATAATGCGCGCCATATCCGACCCGGAGTATACAATAACAGCGATAAACACATCGGCATTCTGGAGTGCGACATTCGCCGCACAAAGCAGTGCAGGATTCCTCGAGACAGTAAAGGTCAACCTGTGGGAGGGCCAACTGGCTTCGCTCGCATGGGCATGGGATCACGGTCGAATATTCCAGACTGCCGGACTTTTTATGGCCGGCATGCTCATAGGCCGACGCGGATGGTTTGGCCGCGAATCCCAGCCATTATGGCGACGTGCTCTTGCCATAGCCCTTATATGCTTCTTCCCTTTGCGCGGACTCAATGCCATGGTTCCCGAATACATCACGCGTCCCGATATCCTGAAACCGATGGGGATACTACTCTCCTCGCTCGCCAATCTCAGCTTCATGGTAATACTCGTGAGCGGCATACTACAGGCATACTATTGCACGACAAGGCTAAGCAACATACTCGCCCGGCTGATACCGTATGGAAGAATGAGCATGACCAACTATGTGACACAAGGCATCATCGGCTCGGCGCTCTTCTACCACTGGGGGCTATATCTGCGCGTAGGAATCACCGGAAGCCTGCTTGTCGGCATAGCCATATTCGCCCTGCAATACGCAATATGCCTGGCATGGGCACGCAGCCACTCACACGGGCCACTCGAATACATGTGGAAACGTGCCACATGGATTGAATTTCCGTTCCGAGCCACTCCGACTCCGCGCCCAGCATAATGACAACCACATTCCTCAACCCTCGGAGTTTTTTGAATGAAGTATTTGCGGGAAAAGGGATTTTAAGTTATCTTTGCGCGATAATGTGGAGTAGAGGCTAATAATCGGCCTTAAAGTCCATGTTTTCCCAATTATACGAACGGGATTTGCGACAAAACGCAACATAAGAAACATTAATCTCCAAATCAAGGAAACAATAAAAATTTACAATAAAATGGCTGAAAAAGACCAAAACATCCCCCAACCCACAGCCCTTGACGAAGTAAACCGCGACAATCAGGAGCTGAAAGATAAAGTAACATTGAGTCAGAAGTACATCATGTGGGGCATGATTGCCCTCTCGGCTATTGCCGTAATTGTACTTGTATATATCTTTGCAGTACGCAACCCCGGTATAAAGAGCGCCGACGAAGCTGTCGGACAGGCCGACTTTACACTCGCGCAGGGCAACGACTCGCTCGCTCTGGCACAGTACCAGCAGGTTGCCAACGAATACGGCTACGACGCCGGCAACCGCGCCACCCTCATGGCCGCTACACTCCTCTTCCAGAAGGGCGAATACCAGCAGGCTCTTGACCAGCTGAAAAACTATGATGCCAAGGAAGCCATCGTAGGCGCTGCCGCATACTCGCTCGAAGGCGACTGCTACGTCAACCTCCAGAAATATCCCGAAGCTCTCAAGTCTTACGACAAAGCAATCTCGCAGAGCGACGACAACCAGCTCTACACACCCCTCTTCATGCTCAAGAAAGCGACCGTGCTCCGCGAGCAGAAAGATTACAAGGCAGAGCTCAAGGTTCTTGAAGCCATCAAAGCCAAATACCCCAACTATGGCAATGCTTATCGTCTTGACATTGACAAATACATAGCCCGCGCCAAATATCAGGCCGGCGAATAAGCCTCATCCATAACTAACACGGCGCGGGTGTGTCATTACTTTGGTCATGACACACCCGCACTGCATTTTTCAGAATCTACCACCCAAATGCTCATCACAGCACCATATGACCACACACACCGTCGGATGGCCACAATCGGAACATTCGACGGTGTGCATCTTGGCCACAGGGCTCTCCTGTCACAACTGACTGAGGAAGCACACGTAGCCGGACTCATACCGACTGTTGTGACTTTCACATCCCACCCTCGCCGGAACATTACCCCTGCCGACGCACCGCCCATGCTTATGTCGCCGCGACAACGGGCCAAAGCCATAATGTCGGCCGGAGCAGAGGATGTGATTCTGCTCGACTTCAACGAGAAGATGCGCATGATGTCGGCACGCGAGTTTATGGAGATGCTCCACACCAGCTATTCGGTGGAAGCGTTGCTGATGGGATTCAACAATTCGTTCGGGCATGACCGACCGAGGGGACTCGACACCTACCGGGCTATCGGAGAAGAGACCGGGGTCAGAATTATCGGAGCCTCCGAGCTGACAGTTGACGGCTATTGCAGAGTATGCTCGTCGGAAGCACGCGAACTGCTGCTAAAAGGACGGCCCGAAAAGGCCGCCCGTATATTAGGCGCACCCTACAGGATTATCGGTCGTGTGGTCCACGGAAAGGAACTCGGGCGCAAAATCGGATTTCCGACCGCCAACATCGAGCCGCTCGACGAAGAATGCCTCATCCCGGCCAACGGCGTCTATGCCGCAGCCGTGACCCTCGCCGACAGCACGACATACCCCGCGATGCTAAATATCGGCCACCGTCCGAGTGTTGACACACCTTTGGCTCCGATTTCAATCGAAGCCCACATACTTGGTTTCGACGGAGACATATACGGAACAACTGTGGCAGTCGACTTCCTGCGCTACATGCGCCCGGAACACAAATTTCCGTCGCTCGACGCATTACGCAGCCGGCTTGCCGAAGATGCAGCCGCAGTAATGGCGCTTTCAGAAACAAAAAACATGATTACCTCTTCCTTGTAGCATATGAGAATTGTAATACAGCGCGTAAAGCGCGCATCAGTGACTATCGACGGCTCGGTCCACTCATCTATCGGAGCAGGCCTCATGGTACTCGTAGGAGTCGAGAAAGAGGATACCAGCGACGACGCCATCTGGCTCGCATCCAAGACTGCCGGTCTGCGCATCTTCAACGATGACGACGGTGTAATGAACCGATCGATTGCCGATGCCGGTGGAAAGATACTTGCCGTAAGCCAGTTTACACTTACCGCATCCACTCGCAAAGGCAACCGACCGAGCTACATACGTGCGGCAGGCCACGACACGGCTGTACCCCTATACGAGCTCTACTGCGACGAGACAGCACGCCTGCTCGGTCGCCCCACCCTGCGCGGAGTATTCGGCGCCGACATGCAGGTAGAGCTTGTCAACGACGGCCCTGTAACAATCATAATCGACTCTAAACTGAAAGAATAATGTCTGTCAACAACAATAACACACCTCCTTCCGGCAATGCCAATGAAGACACTACACTGCGCGGACTCCAGGAGCAGGTAGACAAGTGGATTACAGGTATCGGCGTACGCTATTTCTCGCCGCTGACCAATATGGCTGTCCTCACTGAAGAAGTAGGCGAAGTGGCCCGCATAATGGCGCGCCGTTACGGCGACCAGTCGTTCAAACCGGGAGAGAATCCCGACGCCCTTGCCGATGAACTTGCCGATGTGCTGTGGGTAGTGGCGGCAATCGCCAATCAGACCGGCGTAGACCTCACAGATGCCTTTGCCCGCAACATCGCCAAAAAGACAGCCCGCGACCGTCACCGCCACGAACATCTGGCAGAATAGTTGTATCTATCTCCCGGCAGATTGTTATATTGTTATAAAGTATTCAAAATATAGTAAGCATTTATCAACAATTTGCATATGCTGATGAATTTGAGTATTTTTGTACGGCTTCCGCATGCAATCTCCATTTCTGCGGGACAAACTACAAATACACCATATAAATGAAGATAGCACTTATAGGATACGGCAAAATGGGCCGTGCCATTGAAAAAATAGCCATCGAAAGAGGCCATGAGATTGTGTGCCGCATCGATGCCGACAATCAGGATGATTTCGAATCACCGGAATTTGCAAAGGCCGAAGTGGCCATCGAATTCACCACGCCCGCTACAGCTGTGGCCAACTATCGGCGAGCTTTCTCCAAGGGAGTACCTGTTGTATCAGGCACTACCGGCTGGGGCGCTCAGATGACGGAGATAAAGCAGATGTGCGACAACGGAGACGGAACCCTGTTCTGGACATCCAATTTCTCGCTCGGTGTAAACATATTCTTCGCTGTCAACAAGTATCTCGCATCTATCATGGAGGGATTCCCCCAGTATACACCCTCAATGGAGGAGATACATCATATACACAAACTTGACCATCCCAGCGGCACAGCCATCACTCTGGCCGAAGGCATCATCGGCGCCGACTCACGCATAAAAGGATGGACCGAAGAACCGGCGCGAGCCTCCGAAAGCGAGATGCTTATAGACCACAAGCGCGAAGGAGAGGTGCCAGGCACACACATCATACGCTGGGACAGCCGCGTAGACACTATAACCATCGAACACTGCGCCCATTCGCGCGAAGGATTCGCTCTTGGCGCCGTAATAGCCGCCGAGTGGACCGAAGGCCGCAGCGGCTGGCTCACAATGGACGAGATGATGCACTCTCTGATAGCACGTCCTGCCCTGCTCGACATAGTAAAATAATACACAGACAATCCACATCCATCCCCCCGAAACACAAATGGCCGACAACAATACCGCAGCAAAGCGCTCATTCGGCGAAGACCTTCGCGAACGTATCAGAGCCACCCGTACAACCCGCTGGATTCGATTCGCCATAGTAGCCATAATATTCATAGCCTGGGTCGCATGGCTCGGCAGCTGGTGGGTACTTATATTCCTTCCGCTGCTGTTTGACATATACATCACCGGATTTATCCCGTTCACATGGTGGAAGAAAAGCAAATCGGCGGCTGTACGCACAGTCATGAGCTGGGTCGACGCCATTGTATACGCCCTCATTCTCGTATACTTTATATTCACTTTTGTAGGACAGAACTACGCCATACCCTCATCTTCGCTTGAAAAGACTCTACTCGTAGGCGACTACCTTTGGGTCAACAAGATGGCCTACGGGCCCCGAGTGCCGATGACGCCGATACACTTCCCGCTGGTGCAGAACCGCATGCCGATAATCGACACAAAGAGCTACACCGAATGGCCATCGTGGAAGTATCGACGCCTGAGAGGTCTCGGACAAGTCGAAAGAGGTGATATCGTTGTTTTCAACTTCCCCAAGGGTGATACCGTCACAACCAAATTCATGGAATCGGCCCAGACATACTACGACCTCGTGGCCCAGTACGGACGCAATGCCGTGCATACCAACAAGGATGTATTCGGCGATGTAATCCATATACCGGTCGACCGCCGTCAGAATTACGTGAAACGTGCCATCGGTCTTCCAGGCGAACGCCTCAAGATTGTAAATGACACCATATATATCAACGGAGAGCAGCTTGACGACCCTGAGTATGTGCAGTACAACTATCTGTACCAGTTCCGCAACGGCGGACTTACAGACCGCGACTGGGAGGAACTCGGTGTAAGCGCGGCCGACCGCTATACGATGGAACTGTCGGCAGCCGATATGTCGGCAGTAGAACTCAACGGATTCTATATCGCGCCCGACGGAAAGGTACCACCTATATATGTCTCTCCCCTTACCCGTGAAATGATCGACAAACTGAAGGCCAACCCCGACCTCGCCCGCATAATCAAAGCGCCGTCATATCCCGTACGCCTCTTCCCGGAAAATATCGACCACGGCTGGACTGTAAGCGACTACGGAGAAATATGGATACCCAAGAAGGGGGCCTCAATACATCTGGATGCCTCGACATGGCCCGTATACGAGCGTGTCATACGCAATTATGAAGGTCATACCGACTCGTATCTGAAAGACAACACGGTATATATCGACGGAAAGCCGGCCGACACCTATACATTCGCCATGGACTATTATTTCATGATGGGCGACAACCGCGACAACTCTTCCGACTCCCGCTTCTGGGGTTTCGTGCCCGAGGACCATATCGTGGGCAAGCCATGGAGAGTGCTCGTGTCATTTGACAAGGACAAAGGCCTGTTCGATGGAAAAATACGATGGAACAGAATATTCCGCACAGCCAATCCCGACAAGTGAATAAGACTGCTCACTCTCCGTTGGTGATATACCCGGAGCGTACGGCAATCGTGCCACCGGCCTATTGCGGCAATGTGGCCATGTATGCTGCAATGGCGCGATACGGACATGTCATAATCGACGCATCAGCCAAATACAATAAGCGCGAGAAGTCGCTCCACCGTTGCACGATTGAAGGACCCAACGGAATACAGCGACTCACCGTGCCTCTGCAGAAACCGCAGGAATGGCACTCGACACGTATATCCGACGTCATGGTAAGTACCCACGGCGACTGGTGGCATGTACATTGGGGCGCGCTTGAGGCCGCCTATGGCCGCACGCCGTTTTTCGAATATTATGCCGACGAGTTGCGTCAATGGTTCATCGGCGAGATTAAGCGACTGGTCGACCTTGACATGGGCATACACCGCTTCTGCCTCGATGCCCTCGGTATCGACTACCGAAGTCATGTACTCATCGAGAACCGCGAAAATATGCCGTCCGATGCCATAAGACTCGGAAATACGGCAGAAAATATGCCGCCATATTATCAGTTGTGGGCCGACCGTTTCGGATTTACCGACGGATTGTCGATACTCGACCTGATATTCAATCTCGGGCCGGAGTCGGCGCTGTATCTGAGGGGTGGTCTTCCACCATACCGGGCATTACCGGAGTCTCTCCGGTAGCCTTCGGAATATCGGAGGGATATACTGTGACAGTCGAGAATGTATAGCCCGGGTCGCCCGAGGTGTTGGGCGGCACCATGAAATTAGTCGTCGGATTATACGGGAGTGACGATAGCGGCCTGTCGCCGTAGTAAGGCATCGCCTTAGGATTAGGATTGGCTATATTGACCACGTCGCGCCCTGTAGGCGAGCTGTAGGCCGACAAGCCGAATACCGGGGCCGCGGCAATGATATGTTCGAAAATATCGCTTGATATGCCTTCGTACTTTACCCAATCGACTGTGTTGAGATAACAGAACAGTTGCAAAGGTATCCCCTGGGCCGTATGCTCAAGCAACCGCACCATGCATATCGGCCCCCCCTGAGCTACCCATGGATGATGATTCACATACAGACCTATGTATGCACGGAAAAGACCTAGATTTGTATCAAGCGAACCATTTACAGGAACCCCGTCGCCGACTACCGCAGTGGGCTTGCCTTCGGACGCAAGTTTCTGCATCTCGGCGATGTACTCGCCCATATAAGGCATCTTTCGACATTCCTCGATAAGTTCTGGCGTGGCAGGGCCTACTGATGTAACGTCAATGTAGACCGAGCGTTCAATCTGTCGGCGTCCTCGTTTCTGCATCTGAGTCCAGTTCTGAAACCCGTCCTGTACCAGTGTGTAAGGCGGCATCGTTACTGTGGTATTGTCCCAGTTGCGTATCTTAACGGCTGTGAGCGACACATCAGTCACTATACCGTTGGCTATGGTCTTCGGCACTGCTATCCAGTCACCGACATGTAGCATATCATTGGTCGACAGCTGTATGCCGGCCACAAACCCGAGTATCGAGTCGCGGAATATAAGCATAAGAGCTGCGGCAAACGCACCAAGTCCGGTAAGAAGAGCCAGAGGCGACTTATCAAGAATTATCGATACTATGATTATTGCAATCACTATCCACACAAGCCCCTTGCCGACATTAAGAATACCCTTCAGCGGAAGATTCTTGGTATTGTCGTGGCGGTCGTAGGCCATCCATATTATTTCCAGCAGAGAGCATATCGACCATCCGAGCACCATCATGAAATATATTATCACTATAGCTTCGATACGTGCCAGAGTATGCGGGTCTGTCTCGAA containing:
- a CDS encoding alpha-amylase family glycosyl hydrolase encodes the protein MRKLILFTIVAGAAACLAAACTSRGSKNSKAHIADSTATTVVHPEWSENAVIYEVNLRQYTPEGTVGAFARHLPRLKELGADILWFMPVHPISEKERKGTLGSYYAVADYKAFNPEFGTMDDFKAMVSKAHEMGFKVIIDWVPNHTGCDNRWVAEHPDWYVHDEDGELVSPYDWTDVYKLDYTNSEMRKAMSDAMAFWLREADIDGFRCDVAGEVPTDFWDDTRKQLETVKPDIFMLAEASKPELQKNAFDMGYNWPMKDLFNAIAATSGQNTYRRPDSSSVIYPEKHAIDIDTLLAKQSIEYPAGTYMMNMITNHDLNSWEGTEFERLGNLTRAMAVLTYTLPGMPLIYTGQETGLNRALEFFEKDMPPTWTPRNDYFEFYQKLNHLKHTHPALRAGSSGADMKRYPTASDDIYVFSRKDDGGATIYVFANLGKSDAEVKYTGEAPAKDITAVNFFTGRTDEFPTTLSPGEYHIYVSR
- a CDS encoding thymidine kinase, with product MDRKGKLYFRYGTMGSAKTALLLTQAYNFEERKMTYVCMKPVVDTREKDNVIRSRIGIERKCSWIYADTDLYVMIRDLFGQAGAVIDWILIDEAQFLSADQVDQLARVVDDYGSNVICYGLRTDFRTHLFEGSRRLFEIADSIDEIKSTCSCGRKTIVNARIDSNGDFVTEGQQLEIGGDDRYIAVCRKCWRNNRIEQAARHALPLL
- a CDS encoding YhcH/YjgK/YiaL family protein, producing MVIGNLTDTFRYDTLSPAIADALAWVKANIGMPGFEAGKKTVLADGDIVVNCQEVDLKPAEKALMEAHRDWIDIQVSIDTPELMGWSPLSACHDTVQEYDSENDCLLVADKPQCLVPMLPGQFMILYPEDAHAPNIGEGRHRKYVVKVRVGK
- a CDS encoding DUF3108 domain-containing protein yields the protein MTRIKHLLFALLLAVAVTSPANAFDLPDEDLNYIVLYKWGLINKDAASATLSLRSDGSDYRAQLAASTLPWADKVFRVRDTLQVRIQKSGCLPQVYRKITHEGGTYNRDVVRYSRVGNEVTGHATRVRQKNDGPVMRFDTTLYATGPTFDMLSIFYYLRQFDYPAMSVGSQIHASLFSGKNVEQITVTYRGTQRVKIKGRQWDAYYLTFSFTHKGKPTGETMYTWISTDAQRIPLKVEGKLPLGKVQALYTGGPE
- a CDS encoding MATE family efflux transporter: MNQVKNFWKNYKDYYGSIIRLGIPILIGQLGMIVVAFADNIMVGRYSTEALASASFVNNVFNVANFACMGFTYGLTPLIGALFTQKRFDTIGAMIRTGVWLNIAFTLLVTAVMTLVWLNLDRMGQPEELLPLIRPYYLIVLAGLLPISLFNVFAQWLFAINRTRLPMWIVLGANAVNILGNYVFIYGNWGMPELGLMGAGVSTLTARIICPLTVIAIFCFRKEFSEYFRGFRHGRMTRRMALQVNRTSWPVSMQMTFESGSFTFAAVMAGWLGAISLAAFQIIVITGTLGFCIYYSMGNAVSVLVANASGLSDRREMRRVAFAGYHIILTLATISSLIFIFFERDMIHAFTEDIRVIEATVALIVPLVMYQLGDATQINFANALRGTSHVMPMIWIAFVSYVVVGVPVTYLMGFPLGLGTYGIIMSFSVSLFLAAALFLYFFLRSTRKELEHV
- a CDS encoding DUF418 domain-containing protein gives rise to the protein MEINTVNTTVTKRHARVDVADVLRGFAVLAIILLHSIEHFNFYSFPDTEGQSAWLTFADRSIWDGLFFTFGGKAYAIFALLFGFSFFIQHDNQRMRGSDFRLRFCWRLVLLLLIGQLNAAFFTAEVLVMYALVGFVLVATCRLSDRWIITLSAICMLQPVCLWQIMRAISDPEYTITAINTSAFWSATFAAQSSAGFLETVKVNLWEGQLASLAWAWDHGRIFQTAGLFMAGMLIGRRGWFGRESQPLWRRALAIALICFFPLRGLNAMVPEYITRPDILKPMGILLSSLANLSFMVILVSGILQAYYCTTRLSNILARLIPYGRMSMTNYVTQGIIGSALFYHWGLYLRVGITGSLLVGIAIFALQYAICLAWARSHSHGPLEYMWKRATWIEFPFRATPTPRPA
- a CDS encoding tetratricopeptide repeat protein — its product is MAEKDQNIPQPTALDEVNRDNQELKDKVTLSQKYIMWGMIALSAIAVIVLVYIFAVRNPGIKSADEAVGQADFTLAQGNDSLALAQYQQVANEYGYDAGNRATLMAATLLFQKGEYQQALDQLKNYDAKEAIVGAAAYSLEGDCYVNLQKYPEALKSYDKAISQSDDNQLYTPLFMLKKATVLREQKDYKAELKVLEAIKAKYPNYGNAYRLDIDKYIARAKYQAGE
- the ribF gene encoding riboflavin biosynthesis protein RibF; this encodes MLITAPYDHTHRRMATIGTFDGVHLGHRALLSQLTEEAHVAGLIPTVVTFTSHPRRNITPADAPPMLMSPRQRAKAIMSAGAEDVILLDFNEKMRMMSAREFMEMLHTSYSVEALLMGFNNSFGHDRPRGLDTYRAIGEETGVRIIGASELTVDGYCRVCSSEARELLLKGRPEKAARILGAPYRIIGRVVHGKELGRKIGFPTANIEPLDEECLIPANGVYAAAVTLADSTTYPAMLNIGHRPSVDTPLAPISIEAHILGFDGDIYGTTVAVDFLRYMRPEHKFPSLDALRSRLAEDAAAVMALSETKNMITSSL